A genomic segment from Canis lupus baileyi chromosome 13, mCanLup2.hap1, whole genome shotgun sequence encodes:
- the NPY5R gene encoding neuropeptide Y receptor type 5, giving the protein MDLELQDFYNKTLATENNTAATRNSDFPVWDDYKSSVDDLQYFLIGLYTFVSLLGFMGNLLILMALMRKRNQKTMVNFLIGNLAFSDILVVLFCSPFTLTSVLLDQWMFGKVMCHIMPFLQCVSVLVSTLILISIAIVRYHMIKHPISNNLTANHGYFLIATVWTLGFAICSPLPVFHSLVELQETFDSALLSSRYLCVESWPSDSYRIAFTISLLLVQYILPLVCLTVSHTSVCRSISCGLSNKENKLEENEMINLTLQPFKKSGPQVKLSSSHKWSYSFIRKHRRRYSKKTACVLPAPARPPQENHSRMLPENFGSVRSQHSSSSKFIPGVPTCFEVKPEENSDVHDMRVNRSIMRIKKRSRSVFYRLTILILVFAVSWMPLHLFHVVTDFNDNLISNRHFKLVYCICHLLGMMSCCLNPILYGFLNNGIKADLISLIQCLHMS; this is encoded by the coding sequence GGCTGCCACTCGGAATTCTGATTTCCCAGTCTGGGATGACTATAAAAGCAGTGTAGATGATTTACAGTATTTTCTGATTGGACTTTATACATTTGTAAGTCTTCTCGGTTTTATGGGGAATCTACTTATTTTAATGGCTCTCATGAGAAAGCGTAATCAGAAGACGATGGTAAACTTCCTCATAGGAAATTTGGCCTTCTCTGATATTTTGGTTGTGCTGTTTTGCTCACCTTTTACACTGACCTCTGTCCTGCTGGATCAGTGGATGTTTGGCAAAGTCATGTGTCACATTATGCCTTTTCTTCAATGTGTGTCAGTTCTGGTTTCAACTTTAATTCTAATATCAATTGCCATTGTCAGGTATCATATGATCAAGCATCCTATATCTAACAATTTAACAGCAAACCATGGCTACTTCCTGATTGCTACTGTCTGGACACTAGGTTTTGCGATTTGTTCTCCCCTTCCAGTGTTTCACAGTCTGGTGGAACTTCAGGAAACATTTGACTCCGCGTTGCTGAGCAGCAGGTATTTATGTGTTGAGTCGTGGCCATCTGATTCGTACAGAATCGCTTTTACTATCTCTTTATTGCTAGTCCAGTATATTCTTCCCTTGGTGTGTCTAACTGTGAGCCATACCAGTGTCTGCAGGAGTATAAGCTGCGGGTTgtccaacaaagaaaacaaactggaaGAAAACGAGATGATCAACTTAACTCTTCAACCATTCAAAAAGAGTGGGCCTCAGGTGAAACTTTCCAGCAGCCATAAATGGAGCTATTCATTCATCAGAAAACACAGGAGAAGGTACAGCAAGAAGACAGCGTGTGTCTTACCTGCTCCAGCAAGACCTCCTCAAGAGAACCACTCAAGAATGCTTCCAGAAAACTTTGGTTCTGTAAGAAGTCAGCATTCTTCATCCAGTAAGTTCATACCGGGGGTCCCCACCTGCTTTGAGGTGAAACCTGAAGAAAACTCGGATGTTCATGACATGAGAGTAAACCGTTCTATCATGAGAATCAAAAAGAGATCCCGAAGTGTTTTCTATAGACTAACCATACTGATACTAGTGTTTGCCGTTAGCTGGATGCCACTACACCTTTTCCATGTGGTAACTGATTTTAATGACAACCTCATTTCAAACAGGCATTTCAAATTGGTGTATTGCATTTGTCATTTGTTAGGCATGATGTCCTGTTGTCTTAATCCTATTCTGTATGGTTTTCTCAATAATGGGATCAAAGCTGATTTAATTTCCCTTATACAGTGTCTTCATATGTCATAA